In the Quercus lobata isolate SW786 chromosome 5, ValleyOak3.0 Primary Assembly, whole genome shotgun sequence genome, one interval contains:
- the LOC115988933 gene encoding cysteine-rich receptor-like protein kinase 10: protein MTFFNPFSIPIVFLSILSFLNLTTPAPGANYLYHICANTTFSANSLYKSSLNSLLSSLSSNATHNLEFYNTTAGQSTSNPLYGLFLCRGDVTSEICRGCVAAATKDIANKCSREKVAVIWYDECMIRYSNESIFSTVIVRPGVYLLNEQNITNQDQFNKLVNTTMTSLAGQASDVPIGAKKFGTNKVNISAFQTLYSLVQCTPDLSSTDCNLCLQTAINRLPICCGGKQGGRVLFPSCNIIYELYPFYNTPGLQPPPPPTSVGGQEGKSKMSTATIVAIVAPISISMVLFIVGCCFLTRRGKKKDNVVEEESACDITTVESLQFDFVTIESATNKFAGDNKLGEGGFGQVYKGTFPNKQEIAVKRLSKSSGQGTEQFKNEVLVVAQLQHRNLARLLGFCMEREEKILVYEFVPNKSLDYILYDPKKQGLLDWSRRYNIIGGISRGIQYLHQDSRIRIIHRDLKASNILLDADLNPKISDFGMARIFGIDQTQGNTSRIVGTYGYMSPEYAMHGKFSVKSDVYSFGVLVLEIISGKKNSNFFELEGAEDLLSYAWMNWRDGRPLELLDPILGDSFSRDEVMRCIHIGLLCVQEDPAERPTMETIVLILNSSSITLPSPQQPAFFVKKDTKKPRKGLESNKSTSKSMPLSVNEASITKLHPR from the exons ATGACTTTCTTCAATCCCTTCTCTATTCCCATCGTTTTTCTTTCCATACTTAGCTTCCTCAACCTGACGACTCCTGCACCTGGTGCAAACTACCTATACCATATTTGTGCAAACACCACTTTCAGCGCCAATAGTCTCTACAAATCTAGTCTCAACTCCCTCCTCTCTTCACTCTCTTCCAACGCCACACACAACCTCGAATTCTACAACACCACAGCTGGCCAAAGCACCTCCAACCCTCTCTACGGCCTCTTCCTCTGCCGCGGCGACGTCACGTCGGAAATCTGCCGAGGATGCGTGGCCGCTGCAACCAAAGATATTGCCAATAAGTGCTCCAGGGAAAAGGTCGCTGTGATTTGGTACGACGAGTGCATGATACGTTACTCAAATGAGTCGATTTTCTCCACTGTGATCGTAAGGCCTGGAGTGTACTTGTTGAACGAGCAAAATATAACCAACCAGGACCAGTTCAATAAGCTAGTGAACACCACGATGACTAGCTTGGCAGGTCAGGCATCTGATGTTCCCATCGGTGCTAAGAAGTTTGGGACCAACAAAGTGAATATCTCTGCTTTTCAAACGCTGTACAGCCTTGTACAGTGTACACCGGACCTGTCCAGCACTGATTGCAATCTGTGTCTTCAAACAGCAATAAACCGTCTACCAATATGTTGTGGTGGAAAACAAGGGGGAAGAGTACTGTTTCCCAGTTGCAATATTATATACGAATTGTATCCTTTTTACAATACACCTGGGCTtcaacctccaccacctccaacTTCCGTAGGTGGACAAGAAG GAAAAAGCAAAATGTCAACAGCAACAATAGTCGCCATAGTTGCTCCAATTTCTATCTCCATGGTTCTATTCATTGTGGGCTGCTGTTTCCTAACAAGGAGAGGAAAGAAGAAGGACAATGTTGTTGAAGAAGAAAGTG CATGTGATATTACAACTGTAGAGTCCTtgcaatttgattttgttaCAATCGAAAGTGCCACCAACAAATTCGCAGGGGATAACAAGCTTGGGGAAGGTGGATTTGGTCAGGTTTACAAG GGAACATTTCCTAATAAACAAGAAATAGCCGTGAAGAGGTTATCAAAAAGTTCTGGACAGGGTACAGAACAATTTAAGAATGAGGTTCTAGTGGTTGCCCAGCTTCAACATAGAAATTTAGCAAGGCTATTGGGATTTTGCATGGAAAGGGAAGAAAAGATACTCGTTTATGAATTTGTGCCCAACAAGAGTCTTGACTATATTCTATATG acCCTAAAAAACAAGGACTATTGGATTGGTCAAGACGTTACAATATAATAGGCGGGATTTCTCGAGGAATTCAATATCTTCACCAAGATTCTCGAATTCGAATTATACATCGTGATCTCAAAGCTAGCAATATATTATTAGATGCAGATTTGaatccaaaaatttcagattttggcATGGCAAGGATATTTGGAATTGATCAAACTCAAGGAAACACAAGTAGAATAGTGGGGACATa TGGTTATATGTCTCCAGAGTATGCAATGCATGGAAAATTCTCTGTGAAGTCAGATGTGTATAGCTTTGGTGTCTTGGTCCTAGAGATAATTAGTGGCAAGAAGAATAGTAATTTCTTTGAATTAGAAGGTGCTGAGGACCTGTTAAGCTAT GCTTGGATGAATTGGAGGGATGGTAGACCCTTGGAATTGTTGGATCCAATTTTGGGAGATTCCTTTTCAAGAGATGAAGTCATGAGATGCATTCATATTGGTTTACTATGTGTTCAAGAAGATCCAGCTGAAAGACCCACCATGGAGACCATAGTTCTCATACTTAATAGCAGCTCTATTACATTGCCATCACCTCAACAACCAgcattttttgttaaaaaagatACCAAAAAGCCAAGAAAGGGCCTGGAGTCTAATAAATCTACAAGCAAGTCAATGCCATTGTCTGTTAATGAAGCGTCCATTACTAAACTGCACCCTCGATAG